A window of the Astyanax mexicanus isolate ESR-SI-001 chromosome 22, AstMex3_surface, whole genome shotgun sequence genome harbors these coding sequences:
- the trmt2a gene encoding tRNA (uracil-5-)-methyltransferase homolog A — protein MAEAVPDISDTPVPLKDPEPEPQSEPQPHPEPEPTVDPTQNDPPVSEDNGGEGGGEEEGGEGGGEEGSNSSVYRYIKEDLFTSEIYKVEIQNLPRFIGFNDLKKFLNKHGLNPHKIKIVGRQTFAFVTFKNQEERDRAMKLVHGMQWKGKVLSVRLAKPKADPIVRKRKQDEGTQGGGQPVPKRPAEEQDAEDETPLSEQIARAVTPLWKIPYEEQLRRKEQEVETVLQNLAREIGNNNKAMLPWLFVQKEKNKNMCCPLEPIRPSPQQTEYRNKCEFVIGMGADGEDKTVGFRLGKYKGGSCAVVSPADTVHTPKSAIRVVQAFQRYIRTTPYAVYSPETYEGHWRQLTVRTSRTNQIMAMVFFNPQKLSEEELGSLKKSLGQYFTEGDGRESRITSLHFVRMGQRTSAGTEDLPCELVAGDEWIHEELLGLKFRISPHSFFQTNTPAAEVLYSAVGEWAQLDQESTVLDVCCGTGTIGISLAKRVKKVIGIELCQEAVEDAKVNAKANNLTNVEFHCGKAEDIFPTVLNAVVSPNVTAIVDPPRAGLHSKVILAIRRAEHLKRLVYVACNAKAAKNNFVDLCRAPSNRVRGSPFRPVRAMAVDLFPQTMHCETILLFERVDYSANANTNTDANSANDTNSAIANTADSANANTANCTEPQNTQN, from the exons ATGGCCGAAGCAGTTCCTGACATTTCAGATACTCCAGTCCCTCTGAAAGACCCTGAACCAGAACCCCAGTCTGAACCCCAACCTCATCCTGAGCCTGAGCCAACAGTGGACCCAACCCAGAATGATCCCCCTGTTTCAGAAGACAATGGAGGAGAAGGAGGTGGAGAAGAAGAAgggggagagggaggaggagaagagggcaGTAACTCCAGCGTCTATCGCTACATCAAAGAGGATCTCTTCACCTCAGAGATCTACAAAGTGGAGATCCAGAACCTGCCCAGGTTCATCGGCTTCAACGACCTGAAGAAGTTCCTGAACAAACACGGCCTGAACCCCCACAAGATCAAGATCGTCGGCAGACAGACCTTCGCCTTTGTCACCTTCAAGAATCAG GAGGAGCGAGACCGGGCTATGAAGCTGGTACACGGGATGCAGTGGAAGGGGAAGGTCCTGAGTGTCCGTCTGGCCAAACCCAAAGCCGACCCCATTGTCAGGAAGCGTAAGCAGGACGAGGGGACGCAGGGCGGCGGGCAGCCTGTCCCTAAACGTCCCGCTGAGGAGCAGGACGCCGAGGACGAGACGCCGCTCAGTGAGCAGATCGCCCGAGCCGTCACGCCTCTGTGGAAGATTCCCTACGAGGAGCAGCTCCGGAGGaaggagcaggaggtggagacGGTCCTGCAGAACCTGGCCAG ggaaataggtaaTAATAATAAGGCGATGCTGCCCTGGCTGTTCGTACAGAAGGAGAAGAATAAGAACATGTGCTGCCCTCTGGAGCCAATCAGACCCTCACCTCAACAG ACGGAGTATCGTAATAAGTGTGAGTTTGTGATCGGGATGGGGGCGGATGGGGAGGATAAGACGGTGGGGTTTCGGTTGGGAAAGTATAAAGGCGGGTCGTGTGCGGTGGTCAGTCCGGCGGATACGGTCCACACCCCCAAATCAGCCATACGGGTCGTCCAGGCCTTCCAGCGGTACATCAG GACGACTCCCTACGCAGTTTACAGTCCAGAGACTTATGAAGGTCACTGGAGGCAGCTGACAGTCCGGaccagcagaaccaatcagatcATGGCTATGGTCTTCTTCAACCCGCAG AAGCTGAGTGAGGAGGAGTTGGGGTCTCTGAAGAAATCTCTGGGACAGTATTTTACTGAAGGAGACGGGAGAGAGAGCAGGATCACCTCTCTGCACTTTGTGAGAATGGGACAGAG gaCGTCTGCAGGTACGGAGGATCTGCCGTGTGAGCTGGTGGCCGGAGACGAGTGGATCCATGAGGAACTGCTCGGCCTGAAGTTCCGCATCTCTCCTCACTCCTTCTTCCAG ACGAACACTCCCGCTGCGGAGGTGCTGTACTCGGCTGTGGGTGAATGGGCTCAGCTGGATCAGGAGAGCACGGTTCTGGACGTCTGCTGTGGAACAGGAACCATAGGAATCTCTCTGGCCAAG AGAGTGAAGAAGGTGATAGGAATTGAGCTGTGTCAGGAAGCTGTGGAAGACGCCAAAGTCAACGCCAAAGCCAACA ATCTGACCAACGTGGAGTTTCACTGCGGGAAAGCCGAGGACATTTTCCCCACCGTACTCAACGCTGTGGTTTCTCCTAATGTTACAGCGATCGTCGACCCTCCCCGAGCAGGACTGC ATTCCAAAGTGATCCTGGCGATAAGGCGGGCGGAGCATCTGAAGAGGCTGGTGTACGTAGCGTGCAACGCTAAAGCAGCCAAGAACAACTTCGTTGA TCTCTGCAGAGCTCCCTCTAACCGGGTTCGGGGAAGCCCTTTCCGTCCGGTGAGGGCGATGGCGGTGGACCTCTTCCCCCAGACCATGCACTGTGAAACCATCCTGCTGTTCGAACGCGTCGACTACAGCGCCAACGCCAACACCAACACCGACGCCAACAGCGCCAACGACACCAACAGCGCCATCGCCAACACCGCCGACAGCGCCAACGCCAACACTGCCAACTGCACCGAGCCACAGAACACCCAAAACTGA